The sequence GAGCATGTCGGCGGCGCCGTGTCCGGTTGGGTCGTGCTGCCTTGGGACGGCGAGGCGGTCGCCGAGGTCTCGCTGATCGTCGACGGCAAGGTGGTGGAGACGCGCCCCGCCCGCGATCCCCATCCGCAGCTTGCCGCAGAAAGCTTTCTGACCGACGCGCATGGCTTCCGCTTCGAGCGCCCCATCCCGGAAAAGGCCGCGGTACGCGTGCGCGCCACGTTCGACGGGCGGGTGCTGCTGGACCAGGCGGTGTCCACCGGCGGAGGCGCCCATCGGCTGCAGGATGCCGGTCACAGCCGCACCGGCGCCTGTTTCGTCATGCCCGATCCCCTGGTCAACGCGCAGTCGCGCGAGGAGGCGCGGAGCGTGCTTCTGGCGGCGGTGGCTGCCGCGCGCGCCGGCGTTGCGCCGATCACTGTCGTCTCCTGCGGCCACCGCGCCTCGTTGCGCGGGGCGAGCGGCGATCTCGCCCCCCTGGTGGAAGACCTGGTCGGCCGCGAGAATGCCGGCCTGCTGGCAAGTGCGGCTTTCGTGCCGCTGCCGCAGGCAGTGCTGCCCTCGACCGCCGGCGGAGCGCAGGAGCGGGCCTATGCGCTCGACCTGTGGGCGCGGGCCAATGCCTTCTCGCTGATAGCCGGCACCAGCCGCTCGGGCATTCTCTCCTATTGCGCCACCTCGCGCCGGCAGGGCCTGCTGCCCGCCACGACGCAGGTGGTGATGCTGGCCGACACCTTCGCGGTGCAGGACCTGCTCGACCGTGACCAGCTGCTGGAGCGGCCGGAGCTTCTGGTGGAAGAGGCGCTGGAAAAGGCGGCTCTTGCAGCCTGCACCCGGATACTGGCGCCCTCGGCACAGGTTCTGGAGACCTGCGCCGAGCTGGAGCCTTCGGTCCGCGAGCGCAGCCTCGTCGTTCCGGCCGAGATCGGCACGGCGGCCAGCGCCGCCGGCTTCCCGCAGGAGGGGGGCGAGCGCCGCTGGCTGGTCTTTGCGGCCCCCTTGCGCACCCGCACCGGGCTTGTCCAGCTCTGCGATGCCCTCGACCGCCTGATGCGCCGGCCTGGCATCGACCCGGACACGGTCGGCGTGGTCTTCGCCGGCACCGAGGACTGGGTGCGAGGCCGCCGCGCCAGCGCCTATATCCGCGAGCGCGCCCGCAAGTGGCGCTTCGGCTTGCGCATTCATCTGGACCTGACGCTCGACAGTTTCGCCGGGCTGCTCGGCTCGTTTGCCGCAAACGGCATCGGCGTCCGCCTTCCGGCGGTCGAAGGCACCGCGTGGGACAGCCTCGCCAGTGCTGCCGAGCTTCCCTTGGCCGATCTGTCGTCGGTGCGGGCGGGCAATGCGACCGACCTTGCCGATGCGCTGGATGCCGCGCTTTCCGGTGCTCGCGCGCCTCTGGCCCAGGGGGCCGCGAGGAGCGCGATGGGCGCGGCCCTTGCGCAGGAGATCGCCGCGGCCGCCCCGCAGACGGCGAGTGCCGCGAGCGCCGCGCCGCGTCCGCGCGTCAGCGTCTGCATCAGCCATTTCAACCGCACCAGCCTGCTGCGGCAGACGCTCGCCTCCGTGCTGGCCTGCGGCTATCCGGAGCTCGAGATCGTCGTCGTCGACGATGGCAGCGCCGTGCCGGGCATTTCCCGAGAGCTGGCAACGATTGAAGAGGAACTCGCCGCCGTTAACGGCAAGGTGGTGCGCCAGCCCAATAGCTACCTGGGTGCGGCCCGCAACACGGCGGTGCGCAATTCTACCGGCGAGCTGATCGTCTTCATGGACGACGACAACCTCGCTCATCCGGGCATGATCGATGCCTTCGTCGATGCGCATCTGGCGACGGGGGCAGACATCGTCACCTCGCGCTTTGCCATGTTCGACGGGACCGACGCCATCGAGCCGGGCCGCGACATCCCGCGCGAGATCGGCGTGCCGCTGATCCCCGATCTTGCGGTTGGCGTGCTGTCCAACTGCTTCGGCGATGCCAACATGCTGATCACCCGCGCGGCCTTCGAGAAGATCGGCGGGTTTACCGAGGATTTCGGCCGTGGCCACGAGGATTGGGAGCTGTTCGCGCGGGCCAGCACGCTCGGCCTGCGGCACGAGCTGCTGAACCGGGCGCATTTCTGGTACCGGGTGGCGGCGCAAAGCATGCTGCGCGGGCGCGAGAGCGCCCAGGTCGACTTCCAGCGCAACATCCGCGCCTATTCTCACGAGCTGCCGCACGGCGTCCACCGCATGCTGATGCTGGCGCAGGGCCTGACCCAGCGCTGGGACCAGCCTCCGGTCGATCCACACCTGCCGGCTCGCAGCGGCCTGCCGGTCGCCGGCCGCATCGCCTATGGCCGTGTCGCCGTGATCATGCGCACCAAGGACCGGCCGATCCTGCTGCAGCGCGCGCTCGACAGCGTGCTGTCGCAGACCTACACCGACTGGGCGCTGGTCGTGGTCAACGACGGCGGCGATCCCGAGCCGGTGCGCCAGCTGGTGGAGGCGCGCCGCGCCGCCTTCCAGGGCCGGGTGCTGGTGATCAACAATCCTGTCTCGACCGGCATGGAGAACGCCTCGAACGCCGGCGTCACCAACTCGGCAAGCGAGTTCCTCGTTGTGCACGACGACGACGACGCCTGGGATCCGAAGTTCCTGGAGCGCTGCATCGGCCATCTCGACACCTCCTCGCCGGATGTCGGCGGCGTGGTCACCCACGCGACCGTGGTGATCGAGGATATCGAGGGCGACAACGTCATCGAGCGCCAGCGGTTCCTGTTCAAGAACATGGAGGCGCTGGAGCTGACGCGGCTTTCGGTCGAGAACCAATTCCCGCCGATCTCCTTCCTGTTCCGCCGCGTGGTGATGGAAACGGTCGGCCTGTTCGACGGCGAGCTGCCGGTGCTGGGCGACTGGGACTTCCACCTGCGCGCGGCACAGCGTTTCCGCGTCGATGTGCTGCGCGAGCCGCTGGCCTTCTACCATCACCGCTCCGCCGGCACGACGAGCGAGTACGGCAACACGGTCGTGGCACAGAAGGACGTGCACCGGATCCAGCGCGCGCTCTACATCAACCGGCACATGCGCGAGGGGATGGGCCAGGGCAGCAGTGACGGGCAGATGCTCTACATGGGCGAGATGCACCGGGAGGTCACCGACCAGCTGCACCAGATGCGCCAGCACATGCACTGGCTGGAAAAGATGCTCAACGACCGCGCCGAGCACATGAAATATGTCGAGTCGCTGATCGCCAAACGCCTTTGATCCGACGCTTGCGAAAGCACCGCTCATGACCTTGAACTATCTCGATCTGGACGTGGCACGCCTTCCCATCGCATCAGCGCGCGGCGAGGCGGGCCGTGCGGTTGCCGCCGGCAAGGATCTGGACGACATCCTGCGCCGGCTCGCGCCCTTCGACGTGATCTCCTTCGATATTTTCGAGACCCTGCTGCGGCGCGAGGGCGTGTTCCGCCCCATCGACCTGTTCCTGACCATCGGCGAGAAGGCCGGCCCGCTGCTCGGGCTGTCGCCGGGGGAGTTCGCGCGTCTGCGCATGCGCGGCGAGCGCGATGCCCGCTGCGCGCTGGAGGCGCGGCGCGGCCACGAGGTGACGCTGGCCGAAATGTATGGCCGGATGAACGCGCTGCTGCCGACGCAGGGGCGTCCCAGCGTGACGCAGGCCGCGCTCGTCGAGGCGCAGCGGATCGAGCAGGAAATAGAACTGGAGCACTTGCGCCCGGTTCCGAGCGTCGAGCCGATCTATCACTGGGCGGTGCGTGCCGGAAAGCGTGTCGTCCTGGTCTCGGATTTCTACTCTTCTGCCGCGTTCATCAACGAGGCGCTGTCACGCAACGGCTACACCGACCACGAGCGGTTGTTCGTCTCCTGCGACGTCGACCACACCAAGCATCACGGCGACCTCTATGCCCATGTCTGCGAGGAGATGGGCGTGGCACCCCGGCAGATCGCCCATATCGGCGACAATCCGTGGTCGGACGGCTCGCGTGCGCTGCAAGCCGGCATCACGCATCTGCGCGTCGCCAATCCGGCGGGGCGGCTGATCGGCCGCTGGCGCATCGACTGGCGCAATCCGAGCCCGCAGCCCTCGAGCGCGGTGTTCGCCAGCGTTGCGGATGAGCTCTTCGGCTCCGGTATCGCCTTGCGCGAGCCGGAGGACATGCCGGTGCTGGAGAGGGTCGGCCGCGAATGCCTCGGGCCGCTGCTGTTCGGCATGGCCGGCTGGCTGCACGAGGCGGCGCAGGCGAACAAGACGCCGGTGCTGCATTTCTGCTCGCGCGACGGCCTGATCATGAAGCGAGCCTTCGATCTGTTCCGCAGGCGTTTCGGCACGAAGACGGACAGCCGCTACCTGATGGTCTCGCGCCAGGCGATCTACCGCGCCCGCGCGGTGAGCGAGCCGGAGGCGGCGGCCGCGCTCTTCGCCCAGAACTGGGCCCGCCTGACGCCGGCAGATGCGCTGGCGCGCTGGGGGCTGGACCCGCAGGAGTTTGCGGCTCAGATCCTCAGTGCGGGCTTTTCATCACCGCAGGATGTCGTGGCCATCGGCGACAGGGCCGGGGCAGGGCGCTTTGCCAAGCTCTTCGAGGCATGCCGGACGGCGCTGCAGGCCGCCAACCAGGCGCATGCGGACCTTTTTGCCGACTATCTGGCGCAGGAAGGGGTGATCGGCGCGGATGCGGTCACGCTGGTCGATATCGGCTGGCACGGCTCGCTGCAGAAGGGCCTCAGTGAGGTGCTGCGCGCGCGCGGCTGGCGCGGTCGGCTGGCAGGCCGCTACCTCGGACTTTTCCTCGACAGGGCGGCGCTGAGCGGCTTCGACGCGGCAGGCTACCTCTTTTCGCTCGACGGCACGCCGCGGGCGCAGGCGCTGCGCAGGAGCCCGAGCCTTGTCGAGCTGCTGCACACCGCCGGCCACGGGTCGACGGCGGGCTATCGCCGTGATGGAGACGGGATCGTTGCCGTGTGCGAGGAGCGCCCCGACGAGGAGCGCCAGCACGCCGAGGCCATCGGGCCGATCCAGGAGGCCGCGCTTGCCTTCGTCGAGGAGATGCTCGCCAATCCCCGCCTTGGGCCCGGCGCGCTCGACCCGGCCGACGCCTTCCGCGGGCTGGATCGCCTGCTCGGCCGGCCGTCCGCGGACGAGGTGGAGATCATCGGCCAGCTGCGGATCGCGGCGAACTACGGCGCCACCGCGACCAGCACTGCCTTGACGGACCGGTCTCCCGAAGGCTACCGATTGTGGAATGTGGTTGATATCTACGACTGATACTTGTTTCTCAGGAATTCTTTCTCTTCACTGGAGAGAATTCCTTTCATTTGAACAGCATCAATCATCTTACTCATGTTTTCACGGTCGATTTTGATGGAGTTTTTGAACTCCTGATAAACCTCTCCGGAAATCTCCGTACGCACGCGCTCCTTCTCGATGCTCA comes from Stappia sp. 28M-7 and encodes:
- a CDS encoding HAD-IA family hydrolase, producing the protein MTLNYLDLDVARLPIASARGEAGRAVAAGKDLDDILRRLAPFDVISFDIFETLLRREGVFRPIDLFLTIGEKAGPLLGLSPGEFARLRMRGERDARCALEARRGHEVTLAEMYGRMNALLPTQGRPSVTQAALVEAQRIEQEIELEHLRPVPSVEPIYHWAVRAGKRVVLVSDFYSSAAFINEALSRNGYTDHERLFVSCDVDHTKHHGDLYAHVCEEMGVAPRQIAHIGDNPWSDGSRALQAGITHLRVANPAGRLIGRWRIDWRNPSPQPSSAVFASVADELFGSGIALREPEDMPVLERVGRECLGPLLFGMAGWLHEAAQANKTPVLHFCSRDGLIMKRAFDLFRRRFGTKTDSRYLMVSRQAIYRARAVSEPEAAAALFAQNWARLTPADALARWGLDPQEFAAQILSAGFSSPQDVVAIGDRAGAGRFAKLFEACRTALQAANQAHADLFADYLAQEGVIGADAVTLVDIGWHGSLQKGLSEVLRARGWRGRLAGRYLGLFLDRAALSGFDAAGYLFSLDGTPRAQALRRSPSLVELLHTAGHGSTAGYRRDGDGIVAVCEERPDEERQHAEAIGPIQEAALAFVEEMLANPRLGPGALDPADAFRGLDRLLGRPSADEVEIIGQLRIAANYGATATSTALTDRSPEGYRLWNVVDIYD
- a CDS encoding glycosyltransferase; amino-acid sequence: MANLAFWRGPSPDFHVDKTGPLLIAGWAWWPERPGERISIEILSGAQVVATVEANQFREDLLKAGKGDGAHGFQITLPEPGVTDRLGLRCKGARRPFWQSPRVAAGKVDFHIDSKTPGRITGWAWMPKKPGERVRIEAVADGRVVAAATADGYRDDLKQAGKGDGAHAFDMHLPEDVAKTPPARLSLRLAGARVPFHVFPQAASASALDFNVDTVSDEGIVGWIWAPATPEKRLPLELVEDGVVLAETVADLYRQDLADAGKAGGSCMFRFAIPPVLRDGRSHAIELRCKGRPKPFHAVEARTFAKVRCELPLLTPLAVEGAAWLPQGAGASVDIEISLDGKVVHKGTTNALHAFSWRAKPADIAALVKPAGMDGPVKVRVAVSANGQPAGSAQVPVHIAADGSLAVSVAEVSERRIAGQGLLLKAASGLCGVWIGERRVAELSAAPFFSFDTHVPALKLEDATHTVRIGSAEGDGKAASVAFSRELAFHRFDLSMDIADDRISGKVVDRWQENRETAVEILIDDKPVAIEVARGLPNDDAGIGHFAVSISARWRDGLPHRVEARIVGDERRWPERPLMFRAGEPRTNALTRVEHVGGAVSGWVVLPWDGEAVAEVSLIVDGKVVETRPARDPHPQLAAESFLTDAHGFRFERPIPEKAAVRVRATFDGRVLLDQAVSTGGGAHRLQDAGHSRTGACFVMPDPLVNAQSREEARSVLLAAVAAARAGVAPITVVSCGHRASLRGASGDLAPLVEDLVGRENAGLLASAAFVPLPQAVLPSTAGGAQERAYALDLWARANAFSLIAGTSRSGILSYCATSRRQGLLPATTQVVMLADTFAVQDLLDRDQLLERPELLVEEALEKAALAACTRILAPSAQVLETCAELEPSVRERSLVVPAEIGTAASAAGFPQEGGERRWLVFAAPLRTRTGLVQLCDALDRLMRRPGIDPDTVGVVFAGTEDWVRGRRASAYIRERARKWRFGLRIHLDLTLDSFAGLLGSFAANGIGVRLPAVEGTAWDSLASAAELPLADLSSVRAGNATDLADALDAALSGARAPLAQGAARSAMGAALAQEIAAAAPQTASAASAAPRPRVSVCISHFNRTSLLRQTLASVLACGYPELEIVVVDDGSAVPGISRELATIEEELAAVNGKVVRQPNSYLGAARNTAVRNSTGELIVFMDDDNLAHPGMIDAFVDAHLATGADIVTSRFAMFDGTDAIEPGRDIPREIGVPLIPDLAVGVLSNCFGDANMLITRAAFEKIGGFTEDFGRGHEDWELFARASTLGLRHELLNRAHFWYRVAAQSMLRGRESAQVDFQRNIRAYSHELPHGVHRMLMLAQGLTQRWDQPPVDPHLPARSGLPVAGRIAYGRVAVIMRTKDRPILLQRALDSVLSQTYTDWALVVVNDGGDPEPVRQLVEARRAAFQGRVLVINNPVSTGMENASNAGVTNSASEFLVVHDDDDAWDPKFLERCIGHLDTSSPDVGGVVTHATVVIEDIEGDNVIERQRFLFKNMEALELTRLSVENQFPPISFLFRRVVMETVGLFDGELPVLGDWDFHLRAAQRFRVDVLREPLAFYHHRSAGTTSEYGNTVVAQKDVHRIQRALYINRHMREGMGQGSSDGQMLYMGEMHREVTDQLHQMRQHMHWLEKMLNDRAEHMKYVESLIAKRL